A genomic segment from Deltaproteobacteria bacterium encodes:
- a CDS encoding transporter, which produces MAVETNAYAQLGAIGGIASIQGKSQTTFPLFTLTAKTGQGGMMDTGFYVYYVQVDRYLGKDIWDEFSGNPRERLIYKILNASYNITSDMNLSMSIPYVSFDWGQTNLTTNAFYISNTGGGLSNPAIRLMYQFLKAPMLAVYGTVYLPTGFEQVGSEGTDLEVDLAYTKELGIVQWDSNAGYRYTGRQPSTNTKQNNIIVANTAFSVPLGLSFSGFFELNWMYGGNVENLANNTTILQWKLDLVPGIRVSITPKLFFTASMKYAPYDSFILGYHYIYVMGLDYLML; this is translated from the coding sequence ATGGCTGTCGAAACCAATGCTTATGCCCAGCTTGGCGCAATAGGAGGTATTGCATCAATACAGGGTAAAAGTCAGACAACATTCCCCTTGTTCACATTAACGGCAAAAACCGGCCAGGGGGGGATGATGGATACGGGGTTTTATGTGTATTATGTTCAGGTCGATCGTTATCTCGGGAAAGATATATGGGATGAGTTTAGTGGAAATCCAAGAGAAAGGCTTATATATAAGATATTGAATGCAAGTTATAATATCACATCGGATATGAATCTTTCTATGAGCATCCCTTATGTGTCTTTTGACTGGGGACAGACGAATCTAACTACAAATGCATTCTATATTTCAAACACAGGTGGCGGCTTAAGCAATCCCGCTATAAGGCTTATGTATCAATTTCTAAAAGCGCCAATGCTTGCGGTATACGGTACCGTATATTTACCAACAGGGTTTGAACAGGTGGGAAGCGAAGGTACCGATCTTGAGGTTGATCTTGCATACACAAAAGAGCTTGGGATTGTTCAGTGGGATTCAAATGCCGGATATAGATACACCGGCAGGCAGCCTTCAACAAATACCAAGCAAAACAATATAATCGTTGCAAACACAGCTTTTAGCGTACCGCTTGGATTATCTTTTTCAGGATTTTTTGAACTTAACTGGATGTATGGAGGCAACGTTGAAAATTTAGCAAACAATACAACAATACTGCAGTGGAAACTTGATCTTGTCCCAGGCATACGGGTCAGCATAACTCCAAAATTATTTTTTACAGCTTCTATGAAATATGCTCCTTATGATTCATTTATTCTTGGCTATCATTATATCTATGTAATGGGTCTTGACTACCTTATGTTATGA